In the Harmonia axyridis chromosome 3, icHarAxyr1.1, whole genome shotgun sequence genome, one interval contains:
- the LOC123676758 gene encoding fatty acyl-CoA reductase wat-like isoform X1, protein MDINNVYSRGGDDVENTGIESNISAVFENGTIFLTGATGFLGKMFLEKLLRSCPKLKRIYLLMRPKKGKNVEERLETIFDGPNMEPLKRKYPKFIDKVTIVNGDCTLPDLGMDEDVIDKLIRETNFIIHCAATVRFDQDIRTAAHINVRAVRDLITIAKQMKDLKAFLHVSTAFSHCVWSEIHEKCYEGGMAADKLLDLVEAIDEDRLTKMTPGLLGEWPNTYVFTKGIAENLVAQEFETMPIAILRPAIVIASVDEPVKGWVDNLYGPTGGMIGAALGLLRSIQGKQENITELVPADYVINAGFAVIWDIVANRKNCQNGLLITPEETKHTEEPIFNVVSSTEAPITWKKFYYMTRKHAIHVPSELQLWYDFFAFREGRLHHLIACFFLHTVPAYLVDFICLCIRRKPMLVQGYQKINKFMEVVSYFALREWKFFDNNAQNLWRRMNPEDKRQYPFNMKNFDWDTYMHYYVRGARVYLLKDPLETIPKGRVKFWKLFIAHYTLIAILLLIFFKILCLLCSCIF, encoded by the exons ATGGACATTAACAACGTATACTCAAGAGGAGGTGACGACGTGGAGAATACTGGTATTGAAAGCAATATATCAGCCGTCTTCGAAAATGGGACAATATTCCTCACTGGAGCTACCGGATTTCTCGGGAAGATGTTCTTGGAAAAACTTCTCAGATCTTGTCCAAAACTGAAAAGGATATACTTGTTGATGAGACCTAAAAAAGGCAAAAATGTGGAGGAGAGATTGGAGACAATTTTCGACGGTCCT AACATGGAGCCCTTGAAGAGGAAGTACCCGAAATTTATAGATAAAGTAACGATAGTCAATGGAGATTGCACTCTACCAGATCTCGGTATGGACGAAGACGTCATAGACAAGCTCATCAGGGAAACAAACTTCATAATCCATTGCGCAGCCACTGTCCGTTTCGACCAAGATATTAGAACTGCAGCACACATCAATGTAAGAGCGGTTAGAGATCTCATCACCATAGCCAAACAAATGAAAGACTTGAAG GCTTTTCTTCATGTATCCACTGCTTTCAGTCATTGTGTGTGGAGTGAAATACATGAGAAGTGCTACGAGGGTGGAATGGCCGCCGACAAACTGTTGGATTTAGTTGAAGCCATAGATGAAGATAGACTGACAAAAATGACACCAGG ACTCTTAGGCGAATGGCCAAACACTTACGTATTCACTAAGGGGATAGCTGAAAACTTGGTCGCCCAAGAATTTGAAACAATGCCTATAGCCATCCTTCGTCCCGCGATAG TAATTGCTTCTGTGGATGAACCGGTGAAAGGTTGGGTTGACAATTTATATGGACCTACGGGTGGAATGATAGGCGCTGCTTTAGGATTGCTGAGGTCGATACAGGGAAAACAAGAGAACATTACAGAGCTAGTTCCTGCTGATTATGTCATAAACGCTGGTTTTGCAGTAATCTGGGATATAGTCGCTAATAG AAAAAATTGCCAAAATGGCCTTCTAATTACACCTGAAGAAACCAAGCACACTGAAGAACCTATATTCAACGTTGTCAGTTCAACAGAAGCACCCATCACATGGA AAAAATTTTACTATATGACCAGGAAACACGCAATCCATGTACCATCCGAGCTGCAACTTTGGTACGATTTTTTTGCATTTAGAGAAGGAAGACTGCATCATTTGATAGCATGTTTCTTTCTCCATACAGTACCAGCGTATTTAGTTGATTTTATCTGCTTATGCATAAGAAGGAAACCCAT GCTGGTTCAAGGATATcagaaaatcaacaaattcATGGAGGTAGTATCCTATTTCGCTCTCAGGGAATGGAAGTTTTTCGACAACAATGCACAGAACTTATGGAGAAGAATGAACCCAGAAGATAAGAGACAGTACCCCTTCAACATGAAGAATTTCGACTGGGACACCTATATGCATTACTACGTAAGAGGTGCAAGAGTTTACCTTCTGAAAGACCCTCTGGAGACCATCCCCAAGGGAAGGGTGAAATTTTGGAAGCTGTTCATCGCGCACTATACTCTGATTGCTATCTTActgttgatatttttcaagATTTTGTGTTTGTTGTGCTCTTGTATATTTTGA
- the LOC123676758 gene encoding fatty acyl-CoA reductase wat-like isoform X2 yields MDINNVYSRGGDDVENTGIESNISAVFENGTIFLTGATGFLGKMFLEKLLRSCPKLKRIYLLMRPKKGKNVEERLETIFDGPAFLHVSTAFSHCVWSEIHEKCYEGGMAADKLLDLVEAIDEDRLTKMTPGLLGEWPNTYVFTKGIAENLVAQEFETMPIAILRPAIVIASVDEPVKGWVDNLYGPTGGMIGAALGLLRSIQGKQENITELVPADYVINAGFAVIWDIVANRKNCQNGLLITPEETKHTEEPIFNVVSSTEAPITWKKFYYMTRKHAIHVPSELQLWYDFFAFREGRLHHLIACFFLHTVPAYLVDFICLCIRRKPMLVQGYQKINKFMEVVSYFALREWKFFDNNAQNLWRRMNPEDKRQYPFNMKNFDWDTYMHYYVRGARVYLLKDPLETIPKGRVKFWKLFIAHYTLIAILLLIFFKILCLLCSCIF; encoded by the exons ATGGACATTAACAACGTATACTCAAGAGGAGGTGACGACGTGGAGAATACTGGTATTGAAAGCAATATATCAGCCGTCTTCGAAAATGGGACAATATTCCTCACTGGAGCTACCGGATTTCTCGGGAAGATGTTCTTGGAAAAACTTCTCAGATCTTGTCCAAAACTGAAAAGGATATACTTGTTGATGAGACCTAAAAAAGGCAAAAATGTGGAGGAGAGATTGGAGACAATTTTCGACGGTCCT GCTTTTCTTCATGTATCCACTGCTTTCAGTCATTGTGTGTGGAGTGAAATACATGAGAAGTGCTACGAGGGTGGAATGGCCGCCGACAAACTGTTGGATTTAGTTGAAGCCATAGATGAAGATAGACTGACAAAAATGACACCAGG ACTCTTAGGCGAATGGCCAAACACTTACGTATTCACTAAGGGGATAGCTGAAAACTTGGTCGCCCAAGAATTTGAAACAATGCCTATAGCCATCCTTCGTCCCGCGATAG TAATTGCTTCTGTGGATGAACCGGTGAAAGGTTGGGTTGACAATTTATATGGACCTACGGGTGGAATGATAGGCGCTGCTTTAGGATTGCTGAGGTCGATACAGGGAAAACAAGAGAACATTACAGAGCTAGTTCCTGCTGATTATGTCATAAACGCTGGTTTTGCAGTAATCTGGGATATAGTCGCTAATAG AAAAAATTGCCAAAATGGCCTTCTAATTACACCTGAAGAAACCAAGCACACTGAAGAACCTATATTCAACGTTGTCAGTTCAACAGAAGCACCCATCACATGGA AAAAATTTTACTATATGACCAGGAAACACGCAATCCATGTACCATCCGAGCTGCAACTTTGGTACGATTTTTTTGCATTTAGAGAAGGAAGACTGCATCATTTGATAGCATGTTTCTTTCTCCATACAGTACCAGCGTATTTAGTTGATTTTATCTGCTTATGCATAAGAAGGAAACCCAT GCTGGTTCAAGGATATcagaaaatcaacaaattcATGGAGGTAGTATCCTATTTCGCTCTCAGGGAATGGAAGTTTTTCGACAACAATGCACAGAACTTATGGAGAAGAATGAACCCAGAAGATAAGAGACAGTACCCCTTCAACATGAAGAATTTCGACTGGGACACCTATATGCATTACTACGTAAGAGGTGCAAGAGTTTACCTTCTGAAAGACCCTCTGGAGACCATCCCCAAGGGAAGGGTGAAATTTTGGAAGCTGTTCATCGCGCACTATACTCTGATTGCTATCTTActgttgatatttttcaagATTTTGTGTTTGTTGTGCTCTTGTATATTTTGA